The Strix aluco isolate bStrAlu1 chromosome 18, bStrAlu1.hap1, whole genome shotgun sequence genome includes the window ACAGTGATTGCAAGTAGAAATTTTAAGACTGCCCTTGCCCTTAGGTGCCCTCCTCGCAGGTGACAGCTCCTGGCTGAACCAGACCTCAAGCATGGAAACAAAAACCAGAGTCTGGCTACGGGACCCTTCTTATCAGCCCAGGCAGAGACTGTGGGCAAGAGTGAAAACCGTGATAATTTCATTAGAATTGTGCTATATGTTCCATTTTAACTAGCCAACTCTTAATTAGCACCAGGCAAGAGCTGCATTTAAAGGTTTCCTCTCCACCGTGAACTGCAGTCCAGGAGAAACAGAGACCCGAGTGTCAAGCCCTGAGCTGTCACGatgcttttcacccaaaaatgtCAAAGCGCTCGGCACATCCACCTTGCCAGCCTCGGCTCACAGGACACcgggggagaagggaagagacaCCACATGCATCTGAAGCAGCAGAACCAAGCAAAGTGTCATTATCCGCGCTGGAATCCAGCCAAgaccctctcctcctgccccttgGGATTAGCAACAGCAGTTGAGTAAGGAAATTCAAAACAGGATTTTGAGAGCCTGGGTCAAACGCGCACCTCGCTCGAGCGCAAGGGGTTGCTCCCAGGTCCTCATCACAGCCCCCGCTCCCAGAGACACCGGGCCCAAAATTGGCTCCACACCCACGTCTAGAGGCCCTCAGCCACACAGGAGAGCGGGAGAGACGTTTCCAGGCATCAGGGGCACACAAACCCATCGCTCTGATGACACGGTGCCAAGAGCTCAGTCTTGCCAGAGGCAGAAGCTTAACTCTTGGAGAGCGCGTGCAGCACTTCGGCATTTAAAGACGAGGAGGAGTGGAGGGTCACTCCGGGGGCCCCGATATTGGTCTCCCAGCATTCAAATCCACAGGCACATAAGTCTCGCTTGGCTGCTTCCACGGCCAGCGGGGAGGTGTCTGCCAAGAGGAAGGCAAGAGCAGCCAGTTAGTCAGCTCGGCCGCTGCAGGGAGACTGCAACGGGCCACTGCACGTTGGAACACATGCCCCAGGGAACAGGGCCAAGGCCCTGAAGGTCTGACACACATAACTGAACGCACAAAATCACCCCTGCATGAAACCACGCTGCCAGGCAGCTCTGCGAGACACCATCCCATGCTCGTGACATGGCTCCACACCCCACCACAGCCCTACGAGGGCCAGCATCATATCCTGCTGCTTCCAAACCCGAGCCCCCAGGACGGGGGAAGGACGCCCAGGGCGAGCAGAGGGTTACTGACCTGGTCTCAGCAGGGTGATGCCACAGccgcccccgccagcccctgTCAGCTTGCTATGCAGGCCGTGGGATGCTGTCACCTGGCACAGCCTGTCCAGGGAGGGATGGCCGACTCCGATCACGTTTAAGTGGTGTTGGTTTATATCAAAGAGTTCCTAAAAGCAACCACACGTACACCAGATGAGCCCACATGGTGACAGAGGCTCTTCGCAGCTGTGGCTCCCTCCCCAGCGCAGTGCAGGGGAGCTGCCCTGCCTTCCCAGGCACCCTCCCACGCTGCTGTCTCATTCCTGCACGGAGTTCGGCCACCAGCATGTGTCAGggcccagcagcactgagcagcaagGTCAAGGCCAGAGTCTGAGCCTTGGGCTGCTCATCTGTCCCTATCCCCCTCATGACTTGTGCTGCTGCCCGCCACCGTGATAGCAGTACAACAGCTTCTGGACCCCCTGAGAAAATTCTGATCAcagggttgacccagcgctgagggatctggtggagctgagAACGGTCATTGTCAGGcttatggttggactggaggatcttcaaggtcttttccaacctagctgattctgtgattctgtgaagctgaCAGCAGGCGTTTAGTTCAGGCACTAAATCAGAGCTTCCCGATGCCTCCCCACTGCTTCACCTCTCCCCTGTCACACGAGGGTTGAGCAGGAGGCTGTGCGAGCCCCCGTGCTGGCCGTGGGAAGGGCGCTAAGCCAGCGTCTCTCATTCCTGGCTGTCACCCTGCCTGCTCTGCAATCCATCCAGCGTAACTAAATCCAGGGGACTTCTGACACAGCCAAGTCCGAAACGGCATCGCTGGAGAGGCGATGTGGAGTTCCCTCCCCTTGTTTGCATTGTGCAGCACTTCTCCCTCCTCACGGGCAGGGCCTGGGCTGCGAGCCAAGGGGCCTCTCACCAGCACCACGCTGGGAATCTGGCACTGAGTTCCAGTCGGGTCGAGATGGTCCCTCCTTTGGGGGAGGGCAGCACAAGCCCCTCTCCCAGTGAGGCTGTCCTCTGAGCAGAGCTGCCCAGCTCTGATGAGCGGCAAACACATCTCTGCCACGCTGGCCCAGCCAGCCACAAACCCCACTGCTCCTGGAGAAAGCCACCATGGCAGCCAAGTCCAAATAGCCCAAGGGATGGACACCACACAGAGGTGGGAGTTACAGCTGCTCTCCTTCCAGCACTAGAGGTGAGGAATTAAGGAACAGAGGGAAGGGCTTGGCCAGCACTCAGAGCCTGGAGCAGGGCCAGGAACCAACACCAGGCCCCCAGGCATGGCAGCACCCTCCCAGCTCATCAGCACCATCCCTGGAGGAAGCTCCTTCTCAGCAACGCTGGTCTGGACTCGATCACCTCCCTGGCGTCTGGCGGCTCTTCCCCTCGCTGTCCTGGAGGGTGTCACAAGCAAGGAGCCAGCCAAgatgggaccagtcccagagaggCTCCGTGACAGGAGCCCTGggcttcctcctccagctggTGTCACCAAACACTTCCCCGCCTGCATCTTGCGGGGAGCTGGGAGGGGTGCAGCCAGCCAGGAGGGGTGCAGCAACATGGAAGGTGTCAGTCACATCACCCTCCCTCAGCTCTGCACGGGTCTCCTGCCAACACCACACCGGAGGGGACGATGTAGAAATaatccctctctcctcccccgccccgccccactcCAGAGCATTTCTGTACTGCGTTTAGACAAATGCGAGGAGATGAATTAGCCTGTCGCATGCAGAGCGCATATATCCCAAGTTCTGTGCTGGGTCGGACAGACACCCATCTACAGGCCTCTTTATATGCCTGAGCGAGGGCCTGGCACTGGCTATGATGATCCAAGACACCTGTCATCTCCTGATCCAAAATCTGTGAGGAATCGGATGACAGCTTATGACACAGTAGACTAGTTCGATGGTTCAAATACAATGCTGTCCAGAACTGCACATTTcagaaacagccaaaaaaaagAGATACATATCTCTATACGCTGCATCTATAATCAACTGTGCCTCTGCGGGCAATTCAAACCCAAGACAAAACAACAGATTCAAGACAGAAACCCACTCACTGCAGTGCTGCTTCTCGGGCATTGTGTACGAGGCTGCTGTGGTGTTTTTCAGGTGAGGATCTCAAAGCACACCTCAAATCAGTGCCCCTCTTCGCCGTCCCCCAGTCTGAGCAATAACACACTAAGGTGCAGAGGAGCTGTCTGAAGTTGTGCTGCAGAGGCTCCAGATCTTCTCCCGCTGACACCAGCTCAGCCCTCGTTAGTGTCAGCCCACCTTGAGGGGTGCAGAaacccaccaccctctgggtgagAAGGGAGCAAAGGACTTTGCTCTGAATtccacagccccagcagcacctcaCCCCCGTGCAGTGGGGTGATACCACAGCCCGAAGCGAGGAGAAGGCGGCCATACCAACCATCTGCTAACGGCTGCCACAGGGTGAGCTGGGACAGCAGCTCTGTCCCACCCCAGGGCCCTCTCCTGCACCTCCAGAGCTCGTGGCTGCGGCGGAGACAACCTGCCAGCCAGAGCAAGGACAAACAGAAGTCCTGGTGTGAGAGCTGAGGGGAGGGATCCAGATGCCAACAAAAAACCGCAGCGCTGGTACCAAATGGCTCTTCATTGTCCAAGTCCCTTGGCACCCTGGGCCAGGGCAGGTTTGCCCCAGCTGGGATGCTGCCACACATCTCTACCCCACGGTCGTACGAATCAGTATTACAGTGCTCTCAGCGATAAACTTCTTCCACTTGGAAGCGTGTTTCCCCCCACCATGGCAGCCTCTCTGACTCTGGACAAAGCCAAGACAAACACAGATCTTTGTATGCACCTCATGCATCAATGTCAGGTCAGCTCTGGGCACAACTCTGTCTGTAATTCTCTGGAGCCAGGATGAGCGCAGAGCAATGGGAGCTGGCTCGGAACCAGCCCATCACAGACCAGTGGCTGCTGGGCTCTCCGCTCCTCGCTCCAGCCCTGGCAGTGACAAAGCAGTTGCTTCACAGGCAGCGACTGCCAGAGCGAGCGTGGCTGGCCGGCGGCGCAGGGAGGCCGTGTCTCGGCCTGAAATCACTCCACGTTTCTTAGCAAAGGGAAACAAAGCCTCCAGAGCTACAGGTCCACAAAGCACCAGgcccactccctccctccctccccacgcGCTGCTGTGCAGAGACACCAGCAGCATTTTCTGTCCCTTGGCTCCGGGAACAGCATTAAAAGCAGCGCACACATACCACGGCTTCACTCAGAACTGAACATTTCCTGCTATCAAATTTTTTTCTTAGACCTAACGCtctttaaatgacattttgatGTTCAACAGTAACAGCGTCTAAAAATACTGGCGAACAAGCCCCTTACCTCCAGCACAGGGTAATACTCTGGTGATGGATTTGCAGGCATCGCTTCCAGAACACTTTGGCACTCCTGAGAAATTGCATCGATGGAGTCCAGCACCGGGTTCATTATAGCAGGGAACTGAAAAAGGGGGAAGGCAAGATGTGAGAAGACAGCTCGCTAGTCTTCCAATATCACCGTGATGAAACTGGCCCCAGTTTCCTTGAGCTGGACAATTCCTCACCCCACGTGGGGCTACTCATTCACAGAAAAACCCACTGCAGGACAGGGCAATGGCATGCTGCTCCCACCTGCAGAAAActgaggaagagggggaaaacaGGCCAGAGGAAGGAACTACTCTTTTCATGGTTGCAAGCTGGTGATTTTTGTGGCAAGCCCTGCTAATGCTGGAGAAAGGGAGGTGGTAAGCTGAACCCCCATTCCCAGGGCATCTGGGCCTTCGCTAGCAGCAGACAGGACTGCAGTGACCGCAGGAGGGATCTGAGCTCCTGAGGGTTACCTCCCCACCCTGCACCAGCACACATCCCCATCCCCACGACCGCCACACCTTCAGGATCTTCTCCTTGACACCAGCCACCAGGACCTTAGTGCTTCGAGGGACTTTTGTGTTGGTCAGCAAGATCCTCAGCGTCGGTACCCTGGAAGCAAGACGAGACATCTCCTTGCCTCTTCCCTTCGCagtcccccagcagctcccaagGCCCAGACAGCTACAGTTTGTTCTGCCTCAAAAGGCCTATTTGAGCAAGACACCCAAGATAAGGAGTCTCTTAGTTTCTAAAAAGTTAAGCAGGTGCTTACGTGCTGGCTGGGTTCAGGCTTGTTCCTCTTAGATAAAAGGAACAACTGTAATAGCGCTATAAATAGGACTGTAACGTATTTACTGAAATCCTTGTTTTTCAAGcaaaatttttcctttgaaatactaTCTACGAGACTAGCCAGCAGTAGCCATTAACTGCTAATAGAGCAATTTCATGCACTGTGAAAGATTTTAATGGAGTCAGATTATACTTCattggcaggaggcagagggaacATGCAGGACCTGGATTCGTCTCTGCAGCTCAGTTTTCACTCAGTCCTACCACCAGGTGAGGAAAAAGTTCCCCCTCCCCACAATGTCATTTGCTGCCAGGAGCAGATCTGTTCCTGCTGCCCATAATGCCATGAAATTAATATTGATCCTTTGCGCTGTGTTCATCTAATGTCAGATAATGACCAAACATTTCATTGTTCCCGTCCACCCCAAACCAAGACAACACTCAAACTACCCACACCCACAGCAAAATCTGGCCACAAAGCCCTCCCGCCACGCTGTCAGCGATCTCCCATCAACCTCATACCCTACAAGACCCACCCAATGCCTCTTTGACATATTCCACCCACCGCATCtaagtgttatttttaaactcGAATATTACCTCTTTAATGGTGTGATTTTTCCTGATTGGTATCTCAGGGCTCCACCTAAAGTAAAATACATGCATTGTCTCAGTACACAGCGAGCTGAGAGATAACAGTGTCGTCAGAGACAGAAGGTCTTTCATCTTTAGAACCTCACCCAGAGCATATGACAGTAATTGCAAGAAACACCAGCTAAATGAAC containing:
- the MVK gene encoding mevalonate kinase isoform X2, with the protein product MCLAISAKYGDVPSVDILVWSELPTGAGLGSSAAFTVCLAAALLTACGAISCPLKEGESTARWTEEELTLINSWAFQGERVIHGNPSGVDNAVGTWGGALRYQSGKITPLKRVPTLRILLTNTKVPRSTKVLVAGVKEKILKFPAIMNPVLDSIDAISQECQSVLEAMPANPSPEYYPVLEELFDINQHHLNVIGVGHPSLDRLCQVTASHGLHSKLTGAGGGGCGITLLRPDTSPLAVEAAKRDLCACGFECWETNIGAPGVTLHSSSSLNAEVLHALSKS